ATACACAGAGGGGCGCACACCCAATCCATGCGTACGCTGCAACCGGTATCTCAAATTCGGATCATTGCTTGATTATGCTCAATCGTGTGGTTTCGATTATATCGCCACTGGCCACTACGCCGGTATTGCTATTTACAAAGACAAGCCTGTCCTGAAACGGCGTTTAGGTGACCCGAAGGATCAGACCTATTTTCTCTACAGCATCCCTTCATCCCGGCTCAACAATATTCTCTTTCCGCTTTCTGAAACAGACAAACCACAGGTAAGGGAACTGGCCAAAGAGGCTGGACTCCCTGTGGCATCCAAACCGGAAAGCCAGGAGATATGTTTTGTCCCTGGCAACAATTACCGGGCGTTTCTCAGAAGATATGACTCTTTCAAGGCCGAACCTGGAGAAATTGTCAATTCCAGGGGAGAAGTTTTAGGTATACACAGTGGAATAAGTAATTATACGGTAGGGCAGAGGAAGGGACTCGGGATCGCTTCAGGAAAACCTCTTTACGTGCTGTCTATTGATAAAGAAAAAAACAGGGTTGTTCTCGGAGACAAGGAAGAGCTCGGAGCATCAGCACTGGTTGCAGGTGAAGTCAATATGCTCATGGATGAAATTCCCGATGAGGTGACAGCCAAAATACGCTATTCGCAGTTTGATTTTCCCTGTAAAGCAAGGTTTCAGGATGGGAAACTTACCGTGGAGTTCCTTGAGGCACAGAATGCAGTAACACCTGGGCAGTCTGTCGTACTCTACTATAAGGAACTGGTTGTGGGCGGAGGCATAATCGAAAAAGCTGTCAGGTAAGGGCTTCAGAGGATAATCGATTTGATAAATGAAGCTCATAACCGTGTTTTTCTGAATCAGGTAGATGGTAAGTGGCTGGTTTTTAAAAATCCGGTGGAGATTCTTCAGACTGATGATGTTTCCGGTGTATTGGCGCTTCTACTTAAAATAGAGAGTAGGATAGCAGAGGGTTTCCATGCGGCAGGATTTTTAAGCTATGAAGCCGCACCGGCTTTTGATCCGGCCTTAAAAGTGCATCAGTCCAGTGGCTTTCCTCTTCTATGGTTTGGTATCTACAGAAAACCTGTCATAGATTA
The DNA window shown above is from Fibrobacter sp. and carries:
- the mnmA gene encoding tRNA 2-thiouridine(34) synthase MnmA → MSEQEKNEKKRVMVAMSGGVDSSVAAYLLCRQGHHVVGVTMCLGIVDTSGEAQCCGPEAVRDARKVCEILDIPHYVMDFSSKLHADVITDFVNQYTEGRTPNPCVRCNRYLKFGSLLDYAQSCGFDYIATGHYAGIAIYKDKPVLKRRLGDPKDQTYFLYSIPSSRLNNILFPLSETDKPQVRELAKEAGLPVASKPESQEICFVPGNNYRAFLRRYDSFKAEPGEIVNSRGEVLGIHSGISNYTVGQRKGLGIASGKPLYVLSIDKEKNRVVLGDKEELGASALVAGEVNMLMDEIPDEVTAKIRYSQFDFPCKARFQDGKLTVEFLEAQNAVTPGQSVVLYYKELVVGGGIIEKAVR